Proteins found in one Paenibacillus sp. FSL R10-2782 genomic segment:
- a CDS encoding glycosyltransferase: MGKVLIIHNFYQQSGGEDKVVEQELVLLRSRGIETEHYYVHNDSIQSKGLANMAKLAVEATWSLPEFKRIKKLLLRVKPDVVHVHNFFPVISPSVYHACERLGIPVVQTLHNYRLICPAATFMRGNEVCEKCLHGTLLHSIRHGCYRGSQLQTIPVAAMIKFNNLIGTWQHKVSRYIALTEFAREKFAESGIPPDRIVVKPNFIQRKEVEAVYDPADRYLLFVGRISAEKGVRNLLQAWTQVEDRGDLRLVIIGDGPEKAELAAAYPQEDIRFLGKQDGDTVLDCMSRAMYVMVPSIWYEGFPMTIVESYSVGTPVLCSRIGALEEVVEDGVTGFHFQHDDMEHISAVIRRATAYENYPAMREKVSEIYAARYTEEVNYKQLMDIYNEAIEERAYEATAPV; encoded by the coding sequence GTGGGTAAGGTGCTGATCATCCACAACTTTTATCAGCAAAGCGGTGGAGAAGACAAGGTTGTCGAGCAGGAATTGGTTTTGCTGCGCTCCAGAGGGATAGAGACGGAGCATTATTATGTTCATAACGACAGCATCCAAAGCAAAGGGCTGGCTAACATGGCGAAGCTGGCGGTGGAGGCGACTTGGTCCCTGCCCGAGTTCAAAAGGATCAAAAAGCTGCTTTTGCGGGTGAAACCGGATGTGGTGCATGTGCATAACTTTTTTCCGGTTATTTCTCCTTCCGTCTATCATGCCTGTGAACGGCTGGGGATTCCGGTCGTCCAGACGCTGCATAATTACAGGCTGATTTGTCCGGCGGCGACTTTTATGCGGGGGAATGAGGTTTGTGAAAAATGCCTGCACGGCACTTTGCTGCATTCCATCCGCCACGGGTGCTACCGGGGCTCACAGCTACAGACGATTCCGGTGGCGGCGATGATCAAGTTCAACAATCTGATCGGTACATGGCAACACAAAGTAAGTCGATATATTGCGCTAACCGAGTTTGCGCGGGAGAAATTTGCTGAAAGTGGCATTCCACCGGATCGTATCGTGGTGAAGCCAAATTTCATCCAACGTAAAGAGGTGGAAGCCGTGTATGACCCGGCTGATCGATACTTGTTGTTTGTAGGGCGGATCTCGGCTGAAAAAGGGGTGCGTAATCTGCTGCAAGCCTGGACACAGGTGGAAGATCGGGGCGACTTGAGACTGGTCATCATCGGGGATGGCCCGGAAAAGGCTGAATTGGCTGCCGCGTATCCGCAGGAGGACATCCGTTTTCTGGGCAAGCAGGATGGAGACACGGTGCTGGATTGCATGAGCCGAGCCATGTATGTCATGGTCCCTTCCATTTGGTATGAAGGCTTTCCCATGACCATCGTAGAGTCCTATTCCGTGGGAACCCCGGTGTTGTGCAGCCGAATCGGGGCGCTGGAGGAAGTGGTGGAGGATGGAGTGACCGGGTTTCATTTTCAACATGATGATATGGAACATATCAGTGCCGTAATCCGTCGTGCGACAGCCTATGAAAACTATCCAGCCATGAGAGAGAAGGTATCGGAAATATATGCTGCTCGGTACACGGAAGAAGTGAATTACAAGCAACTGATGGACATATACAACGAGGCGATAGAGGAGCGTGCTTATGAAGCAACTGCCCCAGTATAG
- a CDS encoding WecB/TagA/CpsF family glycosyltransferase — protein sequence MKQLPQYRVGRIADADIAALTFQETVHTVEQWAVGRKDSYVCICNTHSIVTAGNQSEFHDALARADLCTPDGMPLVWALKLYGFERQDRVDGPSLMLKLCERAPQTGLSIYFYGSTPDALDSLKERMEQDYPGIRIAGGFSPPFRELRPDEEEQIVHDINASGAHIIFVSLGCPKQEIWMYRNKDRIRGVMIGVGAAFDYITGKVRRPPLMIQRLGLEWLYRLISEPKRLWKRYAYNNPVYVYRFLKSYRRNKRLTLHHNRHAGRGVEK from the coding sequence ATGAAGCAACTGCCCCAGTATAGAGTCGGAAGGATTGCGGACGCAGATATTGCGGCGCTTACGTTTCAGGAAACCGTACACACGGTGGAGCAATGGGCGGTCGGACGCAAGGACAGCTATGTATGTATCTGTAACACGCATTCTATTGTTACAGCCGGAAATCAATCCGAGTTCCATGATGCACTTGCGCGTGCAGATTTGTGTACCCCGGATGGTATGCCGCTGGTATGGGCGCTCAAGCTGTACGGATTTGAGCGTCAGGACCGGGTGGACGGACCCAGTCTGATGCTCAAGCTGTGCGAACGCGCGCCGCAGACCGGGTTAAGTATCTATTTTTACGGCAGCACGCCGGATGCACTGGACAGCTTGAAGGAAAGAATGGAGCAGGACTACCCAGGAATCCGAATTGCGGGTGGCTTTTCACCGCCATTTCGGGAGCTTCGGCCCGATGAGGAGGAGCAGATTGTTCATGACATCAATGCGTCAGGCGCGCATATCATCTTCGTCAGCTTGGGCTGTCCGAAGCAGGAAATATGGATGTATCGTAACAAAGACCGCATCCGTGGCGTGATGATTGGTGTAGGAGCGGCCTTTGACTATATCACCGGAAAGGTTCGCAGACCGCCGCTAATGATACAAAGGCTGGGGCTGGAGTGGCTGTACCGCCTGATCAGCGAACCGAAACGGTTATGGAAGAGATATGCCTATAACAATCCGGTGTATGTATACCGATTTCTCAAATCCTATCGGCGGAACAAACGGCTTACGCTCCATCATAATCGGCATGCAGGGAGAGGCGTAGAGAAGTGA
- a CDS encoding UDP-glucose/GDP-mannose dehydrogenase family protein: MKLCVIGAGYVGLVSGVCFAALGNTVVCVDQNEDKISQLHEGKVPIYEPGLKGLIQDNVEQGRLTFTTDTASAVEGAEIVILAVGTPSLPGGEANLSYIEGAAREVADAMNGYKVIVTKSTVPVGTNDRIHSLIASRTNYSFGVASVPEFLREGSAVADTLQPDRIVIGASDPHVAAVLCTLHEPLTTNILTTDIRSAEMIKYASNAFLATKISFINEIANICEKVGADVTRVAHGMGLDQRIGSSFLSAGIGYGGSCFPKDTQALIQIAGNVDYEFKLLKSVVEVNQGQRFNVIRKLEEALGDLEGATIGIWGLAFKPNTDDVRDAPALDIMQSLLEAGAQIRAYDPVATANFRRLLDSSEVTWADSAREAAEGCDALCLLTEWEEFGEVGLGELNELMKHPIMIDGRNVYREEQIRQSAFAYYSVGRPQMNNMDMDRHRSVMNP; the protein is encoded by the coding sequence TTGAAGCTATGTGTAATTGGTGCGGGGTATGTCGGACTGGTATCGGGAGTCTGTTTTGCCGCGCTCGGGAATACGGTCGTCTGTGTCGACCAGAATGAGGACAAAATTAGCCAGCTTCATGAAGGAAAAGTACCGATTTATGAGCCGGGCTTAAAAGGCTTGATCCAGGATAATGTCGAGCAGGGCCGACTGACCTTTACAACAGATACTGCATCTGCGGTAGAGGGAGCGGAGATTGTTATTTTGGCGGTTGGAACGCCTTCGTTGCCGGGCGGGGAAGCGAACCTGTCCTATATTGAGGGAGCCGCACGCGAGGTGGCAGACGCCATGAACGGCTACAAAGTGATTGTCACCAAAAGCACAGTGCCTGTCGGAACCAATGATCGTATTCACAGCCTGATCGCGAGCCGCACGAACTACTCTTTTGGCGTGGCTTCGGTTCCTGAATTTTTACGCGAAGGCTCGGCGGTAGCAGATACGCTCCAGCCGGACCGGATCGTGATCGGAGCATCCGACCCTCATGTCGCCGCTGTGCTGTGTACGCTGCATGAGCCGCTGACGACAAATATTTTGACCACAGATATCCGTTCGGCGGAGATGATCAAGTACGCGTCGAACGCTTTTTTGGCGACTAAAATTTCGTTTATTAATGAGATTGCGAATATCTGTGAAAAAGTGGGTGCAGACGTTACGCGTGTGGCACACGGCATGGGGCTGGATCAGCGGATCGGTTCCTCTTTTCTGTCCGCAGGCATCGGCTATGGCGGCTCTTGTTTTCCCAAGGATACACAGGCGCTGATCCAGATTGCGGGCAATGTGGACTATGAATTCAAGCTGCTGAAATCCGTGGTGGAAGTGAATCAGGGGCAGCGCTTTAATGTGATTCGCAAGCTGGAAGAAGCCTTAGGTGATCTGGAAGGAGCTACTATTGGGATATGGGGGCTGGCATTCAAGCCGAATACAGATGATGTAAGAGATGCTCCAGCGCTGGATATTATGCAGTCGCTTCTGGAAGCGGGTGCGCAAATACGTGCATATGACCCGGTCGCCACCGCCAACTTCCGCAGATTGCTGGACAGCTCGGAAGTGACATGGGCCGATAGCGCACGAGAAGCGGCGGAAGGATGCGACGCGCTGTGTCTGCTGACGGAGTGGGAGGAATTTGGTGAGGTGGGGCTGGGTGAGCTGAACGAGCTTATGAAGCATCCCATTATGATCGACGGACGCAATGTGTACCGTGAGGAGCAAATCAGACAGTCTGCCTTTGCATACTATTCTGTCGGCAGGCCGCAGATGAACAATATGGATATGGATCGTCATCGGTCTGTAATGAACCCGTAA
- a CDS encoding LCP family protein, whose translation MKRWLKITLGAAALLMLGAGAYTAYVYHSVQTAANAMYHPRSIVQPAAISTLATGGAGRPAVTSAGSGTPNPAAISQFKPFTVLVLGVDQRPHDRGRSDTMMVLSVNPAEGSVLMFNIPRDTRTELIGRGREDKINHAFAFGGVDMSIRTVEHFLNHPMDYYVQMNMEGFAKMVDLLGGVTVNNPLDFQYEGHHFAQGSLKLNGTEALAYARMRFDDPRGDLGRNARQRELLKQILAQAISKEGLLKVKPILKAAGEQIRTDITFNDMTTFLTRIGPSLRQTDMVELKGHGTKINGVYYYIVDNQERQRIRGLMEQHLLTTTISP comes from the coding sequence ATGAAGCGATGGCTGAAAATAACATTAGGGGCCGCTGCATTATTGATGTTAGGTGCTGGTGCTTACACCGCTTATGTATATCATTCCGTTCAAACGGCGGCAAATGCTATGTATCATCCACGCAGTATCGTGCAGCCCGCCGCGATTTCTACCCTTGCAACAGGCGGAGCGGGACGCCCGGCAGTCACAAGCGCCGGATCGGGAACACCCAATCCGGCGGCCATATCCCAATTCAAGCCGTTCACCGTGCTAGTGTTGGGGGTGGACCAGCGTCCCCATGATCGGGGGCGTTCGGATACAATGATGGTCCTGTCCGTTAATCCCGCCGAAGGCTCTGTATTGATGTTCAACATCCCGCGCGATACGCGAACGGAGCTGATCGGCAGGGGACGTGAGGACAAAATCAATCATGCCTTTGCCTTTGGCGGCGTGGACATGTCGATCCGTACGGTAGAGCATTTCTTGAATCATCCGATGGATTACTATGTGCAGATGAACATGGAAGGGTTTGCGAAAATGGTTGATCTTTTGGGGGGAGTCACGGTTAACAATCCCCTCGATTTTCAATATGAGGGCCATCATTTTGCACAGGGCAGCTTGAAGCTGAACGGGACTGAAGCGTTGGCTTATGCCCGGATGCGTTTTGATGATCCGCGTGGGGACCTCGGAAGAAATGCCCGCCAGCGGGAGCTGCTCAAGCAAATTCTCGCACAGGCGATCAGCAAGGAAGGGCTGTTAAAGGTAAAACCGATATTGAAGGCAGCGGGGGAGCAGATCCGTACGGATATTACCTTTAACGATATGACGACCTTTCTGACCCGGATCGGCCCATCTCTACGGCAGACAGATATGGTTGAGTTGAAGGGTCATGGAACCAAAATCAACGGAGTGTATTATTACATCGTGGATAATCAGGAACGCCAGCGTATCCGTGGACTGATGGAGCAGCATTTGCTCACCACAACCATATCACCTTAG
- a CDS encoding ABC transporter ATP-binding protein yields the protein MQQATGQLPVIRMEGVSKIISSKAIVDDLTLEVPAGQVFGFLGPNGAGKTTTIRMMVGLISISKGDIHICGDSIKTDFEKAVSHIGAIVENPEMYKFLTGYQNLQHFARMSPGVTKERIDEAIRLVGLGNRIHDKVKTYSLGMRQRLGVAQAILHRPKLLVLDEPTNGLDPQGIRELRDYLRQLSRSEGITVFVSSHLLSEMELMCDRVAIIQNGRLIDIKQLKSTVEEAQTAEIAFEVNDAQHAYALAGAGRVEGDQLLLHLEREQIAEMNSLLAANGVKVYAIRPVARTLEDQFLEVTGGGSIG from the coding sequence ATGCAGCAAGCGACAGGACAGCTTCCCGTCATACGTATGGAGGGAGTGAGTAAAATCATTTCCTCAAAAGCGATTGTGGACGATCTGACGCTGGAGGTTCCAGCGGGGCAGGTATTTGGTTTCCTCGGACCGAACGGTGCGGGAAAAACAACCACCATCCGTATGATGGTTGGCCTGATATCGATCAGCAAGGGCGATATCCATATTTGTGGAGACAGCATCAAAACCGATTTTGAAAAGGCAGTTTCCCACATCGGTGCGATTGTGGAGAACCCCGAAATGTACAAGTTTCTGACCGGCTATCAAAATTTGCAGCATTTTGCGAGAATGTCACCGGGGGTGACGAAGGAGCGCATAGATGAAGCGATCCGCCTGGTAGGACTCGGAAACCGGATTCACGATAAAGTCAAAACCTACTCGCTCGGAATGCGGCAGAGACTCGGGGTAGCACAGGCGATCTTGCATCGGCCGAAGCTGCTTGTACTGGACGAGCCGACCAACGGATTAGACCCGCAGGGTATCCGCGAATTGCGGGATTATTTGCGGCAGTTGAGCCGGAGCGAGGGAATTACAGTATTCGTATCAAGTCACTTGTTGTCCGAAATGGAGCTGATGTGCGACCGTGTCGCTATTATCCAAAACGGACGACTGATTGACATCAAGCAATTGAAGAGCACAGTTGAAGAGGCCCAGACGGCGGAAATTGCTTTTGAAGTGAACGATGCCCAGCATGCTTATGCGCTTGCCGGTGCAGGGCGCGTCGAAGGCGACCAACTGCTGCTGCATCTGGAGCGGGAGCAAATAGCAGAGATGAACAGTCTTCTGGCTGCAAATGGAGTCAAGGTATATGCGATTCGCCCGGTGGCCCGTACGCTGGAAGATCAATTTTTGGAAGTGACGGGAGGCGGGTCCATTGGCTGA
- a CDS encoding ABC transporter permease subunit: MADFFRLVHNENLKIYLRVRTWIMLGLLAVITAVIPMLIALVSDQVSVWDGIVLTAMFTFFLNTTFTVIVAADSVAGEFTWGTIKLLLIRPWTRSKILLSKYISVILFSLLGTFILVAMVTLSSWLMLSKDAPAGSIPPFSDPISYVTLNFLYSYIALFVTMAFAFMLSAVFRSSALAIGLSLFMMFTKTIYNSIGLFSTDRYEWTKYVLFTHMDLKKYLDMPSGTVSSGLTFSLTVLATYYVVFIAITWVVFVKRDVST; the protein is encoded by the coding sequence TTGGCTGACTTCTTTAGGCTGGTACATAACGAAAATCTTAAAATTTACCTGCGTGTACGAACATGGATTATGCTAGGGCTGCTTGCGGTCATTACGGCTGTGATTCCGATGCTGATTGCTCTTGTTTCCGATCAGGTCAGCGTGTGGGATGGTATCGTGTTGACGGCGATGTTTACATTTTTCCTCAATACGACGTTTACGGTCATTGTAGCGGCTGATTCGGTGGCAGGTGAATTTACATGGGGAACCATCAAGCTGCTGCTTATCCGCCCTTGGACCCGTAGCAAAATTCTGTTGTCCAAATATATATCGGTCATTCTGTTCAGTCTGCTCGGAACGTTCATTTTAGTAGCGATGGTTACGCTGTCCTCCTGGTTGATGTTATCCAAAGATGCGCCAGCTGGTTCGATTCCACCGTTCAGTGATCCGATATCTTATGTAACGCTGAATTTCTTGTACAGTTATATTGCCTTATTCGTGACCATGGCCTTTGCTTTTATGCTGTCTGCTGTTTTTCGTTCCAGCGCCTTGGCGATCGGCTTATCTCTGTTCATGATGTTCACCAAAACAATCTACAATTCAATCGGTTTGTTTAGTACAGATCGTTATGAATGGACCAAATACGTCCTGTTTACGCATATGGACCTGAAAAAATATCTCGATATGCCGTCGGGTACAGTAAGCTCCGGTTTGACCTTTTCGCTCACCGTTCTGGCCACCTATTATGTAGTTTTTATTGCAATTACCTGGGTGGTTTTTGTGAAAAGAGATGTTTCAACCTAA
- a CDS encoding polymer-forming cytoskeletal protein — protein MFKDSKKKLSAPVTDTLLANGTSFEGTIEAEANIRIDGHFQGDICSTHTVVIGESAVVRSDIIARDVTLAGKVFGSITTEGRLTITPTGELYGKVAAAALVISEGGVLDGTSQMIRTKDAEPSVSTDASDLETQSGTRKDRENRQATLQSETG, from the coding sequence ATGTTCAAGGACTCCAAAAAAAAGCTGTCCGCACCTGTGACCGATACGCTGTTGGCTAACGGCACCAGCTTTGAAGGTACGATTGAGGCTGAGGCCAATATTCGAATTGATGGCCATTTTCAGGGCGATATCTGCAGCACTCATACCGTTGTGATCGGAGAATCTGCTGTCGTGCGTTCGGATATCATCGCACGAGACGTCACCCTTGCCGGCAAGGTATTCGGAAGCATCACCACAGAGGGACGACTGACGATCACGCCTACGGGCGAACTGTACGGCAAAGTAGCCGCCGCCGCGCTGGTCATCTCCGAAGGCGGCGTTCTGGACGGTACGAGTCAAATGATCCGAACGAAAGACGCAGAACCCTCTGTTTCAACTGACGCTTCTGATCTTGAAACACAATCCGGTACTCGCAAAGACAGGGAAAACCGTCAGGCAACCCTGCAATCAGAGACGGGATAA
- a CDS encoding M23 family metallopeptidase, translated as MKKGSLNRRMTLLVIRDAQQPPKQLQCSTAAVILVPTLVIASISTLVIGLQIRSSHIISQMETNLAVQSLQMEVTVADKDAAIGRLRREVMELTNQATSIRERLQRVTELEQQMQQFIRKYGKSSATSSSKTVVTPLSWDASGYTGGELITVHENTAMLTRQAKDDFQEIESMLDTVERTVPRSIQQANAVQQNLEQKQAAQLLQTRRLALAEQGKPSAWPVSSRQMTSSFGYRSDPFTGKSAFHSGMDIAGQTGDPVYAAGAGTVLEAASSGARGKCIIIQHPDGFQSWYMHLSGMQVTPGERVRKGQTIGLLGNTGRSTGPHLHFQIVKHSQPVDPLLYVQ; from the coding sequence ATGAAAAAAGGAAGCCTAAATCGCCGGATGACCTTGCTCGTCATTCGAGATGCACAGCAACCGCCCAAGCAGCTACAATGCTCTACAGCCGCTGTCATTCTCGTCCCGACCCTTGTGATCGCGTCCATCTCTACACTCGTGATCGGGCTGCAGATCCGTTCTTCCCATATTATCTCCCAAATGGAAACGAATCTTGCTGTCCAGAGCTTGCAGATGGAGGTTACGGTAGCGGACAAGGATGCGGCAATCGGGCGACTGCGCCGCGAAGTGATGGAGCTGACGAATCAGGCCACCAGTATTCGCGAACGCCTCCAGCGTGTAACAGAACTGGAGCAGCAAATGCAGCAATTTATCCGCAAATATGGAAAATCCTCTGCCACCAGTAGCAGCAAAACGGTCGTGACTCCACTCTCCTGGGATGCCTCCGGCTATACCGGGGGCGAATTGATTACAGTACATGAAAATACAGCCATGCTTACTCGTCAAGCCAAGGATGATTTTCAGGAAATCGAATCTATGCTGGACACGGTAGAGCGCACGGTTCCCCGCTCTATTCAGCAGGCGAACGCCGTACAGCAGAACCTTGAGCAGAAGCAAGCCGCACAGTTGCTCCAGACCCGCAGACTGGCGCTTGCCGAACAAGGTAAGCCTTCGGCCTGGCCTGTCAGTTCACGCCAGATGACCTCCAGCTTCGGCTATCGCAGCGATCCGTTTACGGGCAAATCGGCTTTCCATTCGGGCATGGATATTGCCGGACAAACGGGTGATCCCGTCTATGCGGCAGGAGCGGGCACTGTGCTGGAGGCAGCCTCCAGCGGGGCACGGGGCAAGTGCATTATCATCCAGCATCCTGACGGATTCCAGTCCTGGTATATGCATCTAAGCGGTATGCAGGTGACTCCGGGGGAACGAGTCCGTAAAGGACAGACCATCGGCCTTCTGGGAAATACGGGAAGAAGCACGGGGCCTCATCTTCATTTTCAGATCGTCAAGCATAGTCAGCCTGTCGATCCGTTACTGTATGTACAATGA
- the cls gene encoding cardiolipin synthase — protein MLWLLLVLIVFIFQTGTILLFEFRKPSKAVAWLFILFCFPLIGFVVYYFVAQDYKKRKMVRKGGSQLFREFRERLWSQSRVIENVEQMHNPHFKHQERLFNQLIRMSENPLTGCNRTRVLTDGEETFEAMLTALEQAQSHIHVEFYIFRADDIGTRFQEVMIRKAREGVKVRFVVDGVGSYNLPYSFIHACNEAGVEFHYFLPPFFATLDRRINYRNHRKIVVVDGLIGFVGGINVGDDYLGKYPKVGFWRDTHLQMEGDSVYFLQNTFLSDWKLASGERLMDENLFPPHTCEGEEEVQILSSGPDQVWDTIQEMCFGALAVAKKRIWITTPYFIPDPGIYEALKLAAVSGVDVRIIIPYKSDSKLVHLASLSYVQELLEAGVEFYQYRKGFIHAKIIIVDDLLGSVGTANMDMRSFFYNFELTAVLFAQSALEHLSADFEEDLSNSSHIDLKVFRRRPRLQKTAEILSRMLSPLL, from the coding sequence ATGCTGTGGTTGCTGTTGGTTTTAATTGTTTTTATTTTTCAGACCGGGACGATCCTGCTCTTTGAATTTCGCAAGCCGTCCAAGGCGGTAGCCTGGCTATTTATTTTGTTCTGTTTCCCGCTGATCGGCTTTGTCGTGTACTACTTTGTTGCACAGGATTATAAGAAGCGCAAAATGGTGCGAAAAGGGGGATCACAGCTGTTTCGTGAATTCCGCGAGCGCCTATGGTCGCAATCGAGGGTGATTGAGAATGTGGAACAAATGCATAATCCTCATTTCAAGCATCAGGAGCGTCTGTTTAACCAGCTCATCCGTATGTCGGAAAATCCGCTGACCGGCTGCAATCGCACACGTGTGCTGACGGACGGGGAAGAGACCTTCGAGGCGATGCTGACAGCGCTGGAACAGGCACAGTCTCATATCCATGTAGAGTTTTACATATTCCGGGCGGACGACATCGGTACCCGGTTTCAGGAGGTCATGATCCGCAAGGCGCGCGAGGGTGTGAAGGTTCGATTCGTGGTGGACGGTGTGGGGAGCTACAATCTGCCCTATTCTTTTATTCATGCCTGTAATGAGGCAGGTGTAGAGTTTCATTATTTTCTGCCCCCGTTTTTCGCGACGCTGGATCGGCGGATTAACTATCGTAACCACCGTAAAATCGTAGTGGTGGACGGATTGATCGGGTTTGTTGGAGGCATAAATGTGGGCGACGATTATCTCGGCAAGTACCCCAAGGTGGGATTTTGGCGGGACACGCATTTGCAGATGGAAGGAGATAGCGTCTATTTTCTGCAAAATACATTTCTAAGCGACTGGAAGCTGGCCTCCGGGGAACGGCTGATGGATGAGAATTTATTTCCGCCGCATACCTGTGAAGGAGAAGAGGAGGTACAGATTTTGAGCAGCGGCCCCGATCAGGTATGGGATACGATTCAGGAAATGTGCTTTGGTGCGCTGGCGGTTGCCAAGAAGCGGATTTGGATTACCACCCCGTATTTTATTCCCGATCCGGGGATTTATGAGGCGCTTAAGCTGGCGGCAGTCAGCGGCGTAGATGTGCGAATTATTATTCCATACAAATCGGATTCAAAGCTGGTGCATCTGGCGTCCCTGTCCTATGTGCAGGAGCTGCTGGAGGCGGGCGTGGAGTTCTATCAATATCGTAAAGGATTTATTCACGCTAAAATCATCATTGTGGATGATTTGCTCGGCTCGGTCGGGACCGCCAATATGGACATGCGCAGCTTTTTCTATAATTTTGAGTTGACCGCTGTACTCTTTGCCCAGTCAGCGCTGGAGCATCTTTCGGCCGATTTTGAAGAGGATCTGTCCAACTCTTCGCACATCGATTTAAAGGTGTTCCGCAGACGGCCACGATTACAGAAAACAGCTGAAATTCTGTCTCGCATGCTCTCTCCGCTCCTTTAA
- a CDS encoding YitT family protein produces MSVVSKEVQNLSEITDVTGELTKISKIPANPKNKAKRLFQRAAMIIFGAALMAVGLEIFLVPNGVIDGGVTGISIMASKITGYPLGIFLTLLNLPFLVIGYKQIGKTFALSTLFGIIVMSIGTTLLHSVNALTPGEPLLGAIFGGVILGVGVGLVIRSGGSLDGTEIVAILVSEKTPFSVGEIVLFVNIFILGSAGFVFGWPNALYSMIAYYIAMKMIDITIEGLDQSKSVWIISEKYRDIGDALTDRLGRGVTYLEGEGGFTGESKKVIFVVITRLEEAKLKNIVEDWDPHAFVAIGNIHDVKGGRFKKKGIH; encoded by the coding sequence ATGAGTGTAGTGAGCAAGGAAGTCCAAAATCTGTCTGAGATCACAGATGTGACCGGAGAGTTGACCAAGATCAGCAAAATTCCAGCCAATCCTAAAAATAAAGCAAAACGCCTGTTTCAGCGTGCGGCCATGATTATTTTCGGTGCCGCGCTTATGGCAGTGGGCCTCGAAATATTCTTGGTTCCTAACGGCGTTATCGACGGTGGGGTCACAGGTATTTCCATTATGGCCTCCAAGATTACTGGCTACCCGCTCGGTATTTTCCTGACCCTGTTGAACCTTCCCTTTTTGGTTATCGGCTACAAGCAAATCGGCAAAACCTTCGCTTTATCCACATTATTCGGCATTATCGTGATGTCTATCGGAACCACGTTACTACACAGTGTAAATGCGTTGACCCCTGGCGAACCGCTGCTCGGTGCTATTTTTGGCGGTGTCATTCTCGGCGTTGGGGTAGGTCTCGTCATTCGGTCTGGCGGCTCGCTGGATGGAACAGAGATCGTAGCTATTCTCGTCAGTGAAAAAACTCCTTTTTCGGTCGGTGAGATCGTACTTTTCGTGAACATCTTCATTCTGGGCAGCGCAGGCTTTGTATTTGGTTGGCCGAATGCCCTGTATTCCATGATTGCTTATTATATTGCGATGAAAATGATTGATATTACCATCGAAGGTCTGGATCAGTCCAAATCGGTCTGGATTATTAGTGAAAAATACCGCGACATCGGGGATGCCCTGACGGACCGTCTTGGACGGGGCGTAACCTATCTGGAAGGTGAGGGTGGCTTTACAGGCGAAAGCAAGAAGGTCATTTTCGTCGTCATCACCCGACTGGAGGAAGCGAAGCTGAAGAACATCGTTGAAGATTGGGACCCGCATGCCTTTGTGGCAATTGGTAACATTCACGATGTGAAGGGCGGACGCTTTAAGAAAAAAGGAATACACTAG